GACTTCAAGGATCTCAACACCCTGAAGGCCTACGTATCGGAAACCGGCAAAATCGTTCCAAGCCGCATCACCGGTACCAAAGCCCGTTATCAGCGTCAGCTGGCCACCGCTATCAAGCGCGCCCGCTTCCTGGCCTTGCTGCCTTACACCGACAGCCACGGCCGCTGAGACCGGGTCGTCGACAAGCGTAACAAGGGATAGATCGCATGCGCGCCCTGGCTGAATTGATCATGCGCGGCCGTATGCAGGCCACCCTCGCGGTGGTCGGATGTGCGGCATTGCCGCTGCTGTTCTGGTTGAGTGCTGCCGCGGGAAGCCTGGTGCTCCTGCGACGCGGGTTCAGTGATGCCGCCGGCATCCTGGCCTGGGCTCTGCTGCCGGCCTTGGCCTGGTGGTATTTCGGCGAACCGCGCACCGCTCTGGTGCTGGTCGGAACGCTGGGCCTGGCAATGGTTTTGCGTGCCAGCGAGTCTTGGGCCCGTGTATTACTCGCCAGTGTGGCGTGGGGACTGTTGTACGCAGTGATTCTGGGAGCGGTGTTCCGCGAACCCATCGAGCAGTTGGCGCAGGAGATACAGAAACACCTGCCTGCCATGCTCGGTGACCTCTACGCACAGATGAGCGTAGAAGAGCGGAGCCGCCTGGGGGCACTGATCGCACCGGTGCTCAACGGCCTTATAGCGACATTGCTGCAGATCGTCAGCGTGCTGAGCCTGATGTTGGGGCGTTACTGGCAGGCTTTGTTGTACAACCCTGGCGGTTTCGGGCGCGAATTCCGGGCCTTGAGACTGTCGCCGGTGCCGATGCTGGTACTGGTGGTCGCCATGCTGTTGGGGCCGAATTTCGGTGCACACATGGCCATGCTGACACCTCTGTGCAGCGTGCCACTGGTCTTCGCCGGCCTCTCGCTGATGCATGCGCAGGTGGCTGACAAGCGCCTGGGCAAGTTCTGGCTGGTGGGGATGTACATCATGCTGGTGGTATCGACGCAGTTGATCTATCCGTTGCTCGTGGTCTTGGCCATTGTCGACAGCCTGATTGATTTTCGCGGCCGCCGGGGGTCGAAAGACACCGGAAGTGGTCCTGCGAACGGTGAAGGTTAAAAGTTAAGAGGATTTCCACATGCAACTGATCCTTCTGGAAAAAGTCGCCAACCTGGGCAACCTGGGCGACAAAGTAAACGTCAAGGCCGGCTACGGCCGTAACTACCTGCTGCCATACGGCAAGGCCACTCCTGCGACCCCAGCCAACCTGGCTGCGTTCGAAGAGCGTCGCGCCGAGCTGGAAAAGCTGGCTGCAGAGCGTATCGCTTCGGCTCAGAGCCGTGCTGCCCAACTGGCCGAGCTGGAAGTGACCATCACTGCCACCGCTGGCGACGAAGGCAAGCTGTTCGGTTCGATCGGCACCCACGACATCGCTGACGCCCTGACCGCCTCCGGCGTTGAAGTGGCCAAGAGCGAAGTTCGTCTGCCGAACGGCACCATCCGTAACGTCGGCGAGTACGACGTTGCCGTGCACCTGCACAGCGACGTTGATGCGACCGTTCGCGTTGTCGTGGTGGCTGCCTAAGCAGCACATGATCGTCTGGCGGCCTGTCCGCCAGAGGATTAACATCGGGCACGATCCTGTTCGCAGGTCGTGCCCTTTGTATTTCTGAAGGGTGCTGCAGACACACACCTGATTGAGAAACTTCGAATTCAAGTGGCCATGAACGATATTTCCGCCCCCGAACAATACGATCTGCAAACCGCTGCCCTGAAGGTGCCGCCACATTCCATCGAGGCCGAACAGGCTGTGCTCGGTGGCCTGATGCTGGACAACAACGCCTGGGAGCGCGTGCTCGATCAAGTGTCCGATGGCGACTTCTATCGGCATGACCACCGCCTGATCTTCCGCGCCATCGCGCGGCTCGCCGACCAGAACCTGCCCATCGACGTGGTGACCCTGGCCGAGCAGCTCGACAAGGAAGGCCAGACCTCGCAAGTGGGCGGCCTGGGCTACCTCAG
The Pseudomonas sp. DTU_2021_1001937_2_SI_NGA_ILE_001 DNA segment above includes these coding regions:
- the rpsR gene encoding 30S ribosomal protein S18, whose translation is MARFFRRRKFCRFTAEGVKEIDFKDLNTLKAYVSETGKIVPSRITGTKARYQRQLATAIKRARFLALLPYTDSHGR
- the rplI gene encoding 50S ribosomal protein L9; amino-acid sequence: MQLILLEKVANLGNLGDKVNVKAGYGRNYLLPYGKATPATPANLAAFEERRAELEKLAAERIASAQSRAAQLAELEVTITATAGDEGKLFGSIGTHDIADALTASGVEVAKSEVRLPNGTIRNVGEYDVAVHLHSDVDATVRVVVVAA